In a single window of the Delftia tsuruhatensis genome:
- a CDS encoding DUF2325 domain-containing protein, whose protein sequence is MTQTLEDIQQLAHEHQVLLRGYGHAQSRSSELLCLQAQEIEKLQRQLLRQRAALISKETQLMWAREDRDALELAIPGLSRRVTLARRVESLLLRVQDLLRERARWQRQSAQLPLPAAAQAGPQECEDDQAFEASLREADLVICQTGCLSHGDYWRVQDHCQRTGKACVLVEQPDALRIVRIHRGAGGAQGSAMTMTHGDTTA, encoded by the coding sequence ATGACCCAGACCTTGGAAGACATCCAGCAACTCGCGCACGAGCACCAGGTGCTGCTGCGTGGCTACGGCCACGCGCAGTCGCGCAGCAGCGAGCTGCTGTGCCTGCAGGCCCAGGAAATCGAGAAGCTGCAAAGGCAGCTGCTGCGCCAGCGCGCGGCGCTGATCAGCAAGGAAACCCAGCTGATGTGGGCACGCGAGGACAGGGACGCGCTGGAGCTGGCCATTCCCGGCCTTTCGCGACGCGTCACGCTGGCGCGGCGCGTGGAGTCGCTGCTATTGCGCGTGCAGGACCTGCTGCGCGAGCGTGCCCGCTGGCAGCGGCAGTCCGCGCAGCTACCCTTGCCGGCCGCAGCGCAGGCCGGGCCGCAGGAGTGCGAGGATGATCAAGCGTTCGAGGCCAGTCTGCGCGAGGCCGATCTGGTGATCTGCCAGACCGGCTGCCTCAGCCACGGCGACTACTGGCGTGTGCAGGACCATTGCCAGCGCACGGGCAAGGCCTGCGTACTGGTGGAGCAGCCTGATGCGCTACGCATCGTGCGCATCCATCGCGGCGCCGGTGGCGCGCAGGGCTCGGCCATGACCATGACCCATGGAGACACCACCGCATGA
- a CDS encoding nitroreductase family protein yields the protein MNTDDTSLSPQQHAALELLMSRQSRWPLEEPAPGPGVIDLVIDAALRAPDHGQLRPWRFVVVQGDARHALGEVFAQAAMARDPEADAERFRAKALSAPLIIALGVHLQPGHKVPQSEQLLAGGAAAMNMLNALHILGFGGFWASGANSHDAQVREALGFEPQDRLVGLLYVGTPGAASRAALRPPRNRFVREWQPSGPWTAPAR from the coding sequence ATGAACACCGACGACACCTCTCTTTCCCCGCAGCAGCATGCAGCACTGGAGCTGCTCATGTCCCGGCAATCGCGCTGGCCGCTGGAGGAGCCGGCCCCCGGCCCCGGCGTGATCGACCTCGTCATCGACGCCGCGCTGCGTGCGCCGGACCATGGCCAGTTGCGCCCCTGGCGCTTCGTGGTCGTGCAGGGCGATGCGCGCCATGCGCTGGGCGAGGTCTTTGCCCAGGCAGCGATGGCGCGCGATCCCGAGGCCGACGCCGAACGCTTTCGCGCCAAGGCCCTGTCCGCGCCGCTGATCATCGCGCTGGGCGTGCACCTGCAGCCAGGTCACAAGGTGCCGCAGAGCGAACAGTTGCTGGCGGGCGGTGCCGCCGCCATGAACATGCTCAACGCCCTGCATATCCTCGGTTTCGGTGGCTTCTGGGCCAGCGGCGCCAACAGCCATGACGCCCAGGTGCGCGAGGCGCTGGGCTTCGAGCCCCAGGACAGGCTGGTGGGCCTGCTGTACGTGGGCACGCCCGGCGCCGCCAGCCGCGCAGCGCTGCGGCCACCGCGCAATCGCTTCGTGCGCGAGTGGCAGCCTTCGGGGCCGTGGACCGCTCCCGCGCGCTGA
- a CDS encoding cysteine hydrolase family protein translates to MQIPPSRPGATRRALLVIDMQHGLFNAGDAPFDKERVLANACRLIARAREAGAPVFAARHTGPAGSPIAPGSALTQLLPQLGIDDGLDRVFDKTRPSCFQGTGLAGWLADAGIAELAICGMKTEFCVDTTCRAAAGLGLRPILVADAHTTTDSPLLSAQAIIEHHNRTLGGAFAELLRTADCRF, encoded by the coding sequence ATGCAGATCCCCCCTTCCCGCCCAGGCGCCACGCGGCGCGCCCTGCTCGTCATCGACATGCAGCACGGCCTGTTCAACGCAGGCGATGCGCCCTTCGACAAGGAGCGCGTGCTGGCCAACGCCTGCCGGCTCATCGCCCGCGCCCGCGAGGCCGGAGCACCGGTCTTCGCGGCGCGGCATACAGGCCCCGCCGGATCACCGATCGCACCGGGCAGCGCGCTCACGCAGCTGCTGCCACAACTGGGTATCGATGACGGCCTGGACCGCGTCTTCGACAAGACACGGCCCAGCTGCTTTCAAGGCACCGGCCTGGCCGGGTGGCTGGCCGATGCCGGCATCGCCGAGCTGGCCATCTGCGGCATGAAGACCGAGTTCTGCGTGGATACCACCTGCCGGGCAGCGGCCGGGCTGGGCCTGCGTCCGATCCTGGTGGCCGACGCCCACACCACCACCGACTCGCCCCTGCTGTCCGCCCAGGCCATCATCGAGCACCACAACCGCACGCTGGGCGGTGCCTTCGCCGAGCTGCTGCGCACGGCGGACTGCCGGTTCTGA
- the fur gene encoding ferric iron uptake transcriptional regulator, with amino-acid sequence MTGSKAVPARGGEPELRSVGLKATLPRMQVLDIFRQSSSRHLHAEDVFRLLAQRRAEVGLATVYRVLSQLEAAGLLLRQTFESGKAVFELNEGPHHDHLICLQCGRVDEFSNEHIEALQRQVARDLGYRLADHRLALYGHCGPCRQVPAGAPPQAAEAPMQETE; translated from the coding sequence ATGACAGGCAGCAAGGCGGTTCCCGCGCGCGGGGGCGAGCCCGAACTGCGCAGCGTGGGCCTGAAGGCCACGCTGCCGCGCATGCAGGTGCTGGACATCTTTCGCCAGAGCAGTTCCCGCCACCTGCATGCCGAGGACGTGTTCCGCCTGCTGGCACAGCGTCGTGCCGAGGTGGGCCTGGCCACCGTCTACCGAGTGCTCTCGCAGCTGGAGGCCGCGGGCCTGCTGCTGCGCCAGACCTTCGAAAGCGGCAAGGCGGTGTTCGAGCTCAACGAAGGGCCGCACCATGATCACCTGATCTGCCTGCAGTGCGGACGCGTGGACGAATTCAGCAACGAGCACATCGAGGCCTTGCAGCGCCAGGTGGCCCGGGATCTGGGCTACCGGCTGGCCGACCACCGGCTGGCGCTTTACGGCCATTGCGGCCCATGCCGGCAGGTGCCTGCAGGCGCGCCGCCGCAGGCCGCCGAGGCCCCCATGCAGGAAACCGAATGA